Genomic DNA from Gimesia aquarii:
AATGCATATATCTTTTAGAAACCGTATCACACACTAATTCGATTTAAAGATTAGGGAAAGGCCTCTGATGACTCAATCTAATGATCAATCTACCTCAAGACGTGACTTTTTAAAAGTATCTACGGCAACTGCTGTAGGAACAGGAGTGCTTTCCTCTTTAGGTTCAACGGCTCATATTTATGCCGGTGGTGACGATAAAGTCAAAGTTGGTCTCGTCGGTTGTGGAGGCCGTGGTACTGGTGCTGCTTCTCAGGCATTGTCGACTGATGGAAATGTCAAACTGGAAGCGATGGCCGATGCGTTTGATGATCGGTTGGACAGAAGTTTGAAAAACCTCCAGAAACAGTTTTCTGGTCGTCCAGAACGAATTGATGTCGCTGAGGAGAAAAAATTTGTCGGTTTCGATGCCTACCAAAAAGTCCTCGACAGTGGTGTTGATGTGGTGATTTTGGCCACGCCTCCTGGTTTTCGCCCTATTCATTTTGAAGCTGCCGTCAATAAAGGTGTGCATGTCTTCATGGAAAAACCGGTTGCTACCGATGTGACTGGAGTTAAAAAAGTGTTGGCGGCTGCTAAGAAAGCCAAGGATAAAAAACTGGCTGTTGGTGTTGGTTTACAACGTCATCATCAAGCTCCTTATATCGAAACCATTAACCGTCTGAAAGATGGCGCCATTGGTGATATCACATCAATGCGTTGCTATTGGAACGGTGGTGGTGTATGGGAACCGCGTTTGGATCGCAAAGATGCGAAGTCAGAAATGGAATACCAGATGCGAAACTGGTATTACTACAACTGGCTCTGTGGTGATCACATTAATGAGCAGCACATTCACAATATTGATGTCTGCAACTGGCTAAAAGAAGATTTTCCTGTGAAAGCTTATGGCATGGGAGGACGTCAGGTGCGTACCGACAAGAAGTACGGTGAAATCTATGATCACTTCGCGGTCGAGTTCGAATATGCAGACGGAACCCGCATGTATAGCCAATGTCGACACATTCGCAACTGCTGGAATAGTGTGACAGAACACGCTCAAGGAAGTAAAGGTTCTTGCGATATCAGTGGTGCCAAATACCAGACCAATGCCGGTTACAAATGGAAGTATCGTGGCAAAAAGCCGAATCCCTATCAGGTGGAACACGATGATTTGTTTGCCGCTATCCGTAAGGGAACGCCCTATAACGAAGCTGAATATGGTGCGAAATCAACCATGACAGCAATTTTGGGGCGATTGGCAACTTATAGCGGCAAACCCGTCACTTGGGACCAGGCAATGGCTTCCAATGTTAACTTGATGCCCAAAGATTTTTCCTGGGAAGCAACTCCCATTACAGTTCCAGATGACAATGGATTCTACCCGATTCCAACACCGGGTGCGACGAAAGTCCTCTAAGATCTGTTAGAAATTTCTATCCCAGGCCGATTGGTTTCTCTCGAACCAATCGGCCTTTTTTATTTTTTCGATTTCAGTATGATTCTGAGACAGATTCTATATTAACATGCATTTCAATTACTGATATCAAAATGCCTCATCAGAATCAGATCACGAGCCTTGTCCCCTCTGATTACCTTCAGGCTTTAGAGCTTTGGGAATCTTCCGTGCGTGCTACGCATAGTTTTTTGACAGAACAAGAGATTCAGTCTCTCAAACCTCTGGTGCATTCAGAATGTTTGCTGAAGATTCCTTTGTTTTGCATGCGCGACGAGACAGGAGGCGTGATTGGTTTTATAGGAGTAGACATACCAAAAATTGAAGCGTTGTTTATTGATCCTGCCTGGCGAGGGAAAGGCATCGGCCGCAAATTGCTGGAATATGCAATCAACGAACTGCAGGCCGAATTGGTTGATGTTAATGAGCAGAACGAACAGGCACTTAGCTTTTATCAACACATGGGATTTGAAATCGCTCATCGCTCCGAAGTGGATGGCTTTGGCAAGCCGTATCCTTTATTACACCTCAAACTGCCCGGCTGAAACATTTGAAGTTAATTTTTAAGGTGTATTTCCTAAACGGATTTGTTATCTTAAAAGCCTTCCTTTATTCCTACCAGGAGCCAACACCATGCCCACCCGATTCATCCGAAATTCTATTTTGTTTTCTCTCTTGTTGATCTGTGCAATTCCTGTGTTTGCGGCAGAACCACTTCTTATCGGCGATCGGCGAGAGTTGTTTATTGATGAGGCCCTTGTAGATAAGCTGACAGGTGAGGCTGAGATTCGATTGCAGCATCCAATATCACGTGAAGTCGTATTTAAATTTGATCAACCCTGGGAGGGGAGTAGTTCCGGGTACCACACCATTTTTAAGGATGGAGATCTGTATCGGCTCTATTATCGTGGGTCGCATATTATTGTATCGGAAGGTCGCATTAATACAGGAAGCCACAAACCCTTTTATTGTTATGCGGAAAGTAATGATGGCATCCATTGGACTCGTCCGGAGCTTGGCATCGTCGAGTTTAAGGGCTCAAAGAAAAACAACATTATTCTGGAGGGGCGAGGTACACATAATTTTGCACCTTTCAAAGATGAAAACCCGAATTGCAAACCGGCGGCGAAGTATAAGGCGTTAGCAGGCATTCAGAGTGAAGGAGGGCTCTATGCGTTTCAGTCGACAGATGGGATTCACTGGAAGCTGATGCAGGAAAAACCGGTGATTACTAAAGGAGCCTTCGATTCACAAAATCTCGCATTTTGGGATTCTGATCAAAAAACGTACCGGGCGTATTACCGTATTTTCACGAAAGGAATTACAACCTCCAAAACTTGGAAACCTGAAGGAGACCGTGCGATCAGGACTGCCACATCTGATGATTTTCTGAATTGGGGCAATGAAGCTGATTTGACTTACGAAGACTCTCCCAGTGAGCAGCTTTATACAAATCAGATTAAAGCCTATCATCGGGCACCACATATTCGAATCGGCTTTCCTGCCCGCTATATAGAGCGAGGCTGGTCAGAATCAATGAAAGCACTGCCTGATCTCAAACGTCGCGAATTGCGGGCTTCCTCAGTCGAGCGTTATGGGACTGCTATTAGTGAGGGGCTGTTAATGGCCAGCCGTGATGGCGTACATTTCAAACGCTGGAACGAAGCGTTCCTGCGCCCGGGGCTCGAACGTTCTGGTACCTGGCAATACGGTCATCAATTTATTGCAGAGCATGTTGTGGAAACTAAGTCTACTCTTCCCGGTGCTCCTGATGAATTATCAATATATGCTCCTGAAGATTACTGGCACGGTAAAGGAGGAGCTCTCAGGCGATACACATTGCGGCTTGACGGTTTTACTTCGGTTCGTAGTTCGATGAAGGGGGGAGAGCTGATTTCCAAGCCGATTATCTTTGAGGGCTCAAAATTATCAGTTAACTTCGCAACTTCAGCCGCCGGTAGCTTGCGCATCGAACTTCAAACTCCTAAGGGAAAACCAATTCAAGGATTCACTCTTAGAGAATGTGCAGACCTGTTTGGTGATAGTGTGGATCGTATTGTGACATGGAATCAAAATGCAGACGTCAGCAGTCTTCAGGGAAAACCGATTCGACTCCTCATTCAATTGAAAGATGCCGACTTATTCTCGTTTCAGTTTCAAAAGTGAATTAAATCAAGCCCTTTAATTCACCAGTACTGTCGCCGAAGCGATCTGCTTTGATACCCATACGGTTGAGCATCGAAACATAAAGGTTGCACATCGGGGTGTCCTTAGGAGCTGTTAAACGACGATCAGTGCGAATCGTATCCCCGCCTTTACCTGCGAGAATAACAGGCAGGTTGTGTTCGGTATGCCGATTTCCATCTTTGATAGTAGAACCAAAGAGCAGCATGGAATTGTCAAGCAGGGTGGATTCACCTTCACTCAGTGAACGCATTTTATCAATCACGTAAGCTAACTGCTTGATGTGCCAGGTTCCGATGGCTTCATACATATTGCGTTCTTTTTGTTGTTCACGGTGGTGCGATAGCTGATGGAAACTCCCTTTGACACCATCCAGGAACGAGAAATTACGTCCCGTTTGCGCATTTCCGAACATGAATGTTGAAATCCGTGTGGAATCAGTCCAGAAGGCAAGTACCATAATATCGAGCATTAAACGTACGTGCTCCTCATGACTCTTGGGGATTCCCGGACCAGGACGGGGAAGATCAAATCGTCCTTCATTAATCCAGCGTTTTTGTGGCTTCATCGCTGATTCGATGCGTCTCTCAACGGACCGCACCGAGTCCAGGTATTCATCGATTTTTGCACGATCATTGATACCTACTTTTCGTTGTAACGATTTTGCATCTTCGCGTACCAGATCTAATACACTCGTATCATCACGCTGTAGTGACTTAATGACCTGAGGCTGGTCTGGATTGAAGCCTGAGACGACAGGCCCTGCAGAACTGGTTCGAAACAGTCGATCAAAGGCGAGCTGGGGAATAATTTCTTTGGGGACGGGGGAATGCGGATCGCGCCAGGCAATATGAGAACCATAGATACGCGTGAATCCACCACCGATATTATCGACACCATTTCTTGCGGGGTCCACACCAAGTTCAAACGTTGGTAATGGAGTCCGATTGCCGATCTGACGTGCCATGAACTGGTCGAGTGAAGTACCACCCGTATCCATATCACGACCTGAAGTTCGAACGACAAATCCACCCGAAAGAAAAGCGGGTACTTTTGGCCAATGGCCGTTTCGTCCCACGGTCTGTTCGTTCCAGAGATTTTCCAGCAGGAGGAATTCCTTTTTGACTCCTGCTAATGGCTTGAGCATCGGTGTCAGATCAAATTGATCGTTTCCCTTTTGAGGAGGATCCCAGTGCTTAGGCACAACGCCATTCGGCATGAAGAGAAAGGCGGTACGTACTGGAGGCTTTGGGAGCGTTTCGGCTGCACGACTGGAAGATGTCATCGCATCCAGCCAGGGTAGTGCCAAGGCTGCGCCCATTCCGCGTAACACAGTTCTTCTTGAAATTGGTTGTGCCATCTCTCATCCTTCCCGAAAATATAGAGGGCAAACAGAATTCAAATGAAACATTATTTTGTTTTTTCTGATTCTACCTCAGCCATAACTCCATCGCGATAGAGAAATGGCGTGCTGAAAACGATTTCACGAATCAATGTCTGTGATTGATAGTTATTTTGTTCCAGTTTTTTGACAATGGTTTCTATGGTGCAGGCATCAGCATCTTCCAAACTTCGCCCCAATGCATACCCTAGTATTTTGGCTGTAAAATGACGTGCCAGTTCATCTTTTCGCTTCAGAAGAACTTTCTTCAATTCAGCAGGGCCTGCAAATGTTTCACCAGAGGGAAATTCACCAGTGGCATCCACAGGTTGGCCTCGTTCTTTTTCTCTCCATCGACCAAACAGGTCGTAATTTTCCAGTCCAAAACCGATGGGATCAATAATATCATGGCAAGCTGCACAGGTAGCATGTTCACGATGCGCCTCTAACA
This window encodes:
- a CDS encoding Gfo/Idh/MocA family oxidoreductase, producing MTQSNDQSTSRRDFLKVSTATAVGTGVLSSLGSTAHIYAGGDDKVKVGLVGCGGRGTGAASQALSTDGNVKLEAMADAFDDRLDRSLKNLQKQFSGRPERIDVAEEKKFVGFDAYQKVLDSGVDVVILATPPGFRPIHFEAAVNKGVHVFMEKPVATDVTGVKKVLAAAKKAKDKKLAVGVGLQRHHQAPYIETINRLKDGAIGDITSMRCYWNGGGVWEPRLDRKDAKSEMEYQMRNWYYYNWLCGDHINEQHIHNIDVCNWLKEDFPVKAYGMGGRQVRTDKKYGEIYDHFAVEFEYADGTRMYSQCRHIRNCWNSVTEHAQGSKGSCDISGAKYQTNAGYKWKYRGKKPNPYQVEHDDLFAAIRKGTPYNEAEYGAKSTMTAILGRLATYSGKPVTWDQAMASNVNLMPKDFSWEATPITVPDDNGFYPIPTPGATKVL
- a CDS encoding GNAT family N-acetyltransferase, yielding MPHQNQITSLVPSDYLQALELWESSVRATHSFLTEQEIQSLKPLVHSECLLKIPLFCMRDETGGVIGFIGVDIPKIEALFIDPAWRGKGIGRKLLEYAINELQAELVDVNEQNEQALSFYQHMGFEIAHRSEVDGFGKPYPLLHLKLPG
- a CDS encoding DUF1552 domain-containing protein, yielding MAQPISRRTVLRGMGAALALPWLDAMTSSSRAAETLPKPPVRTAFLFMPNGVVPKHWDPPQKGNDQFDLTPMLKPLAGVKKEFLLLENLWNEQTVGRNGHWPKVPAFLSGGFVVRTSGRDMDTGGTSLDQFMARQIGNRTPLPTFELGVDPARNGVDNIGGGFTRIYGSHIAWRDPHSPVPKEIIPQLAFDRLFRTSSAGPVVSGFNPDQPQVIKSLQRDDTSVLDLVREDAKSLQRKVGINDRAKIDEYLDSVRSVERRIESAMKPQKRWINEGRFDLPRPGPGIPKSHEEHVRLMLDIMVLAFWTDSTRISTFMFGNAQTGRNFSFLDGVKGSFHQLSHHREQQKERNMYEAIGTWHIKQLAYVIDKMRSLSEGESTLLDNSMLLFGSTIKDGNRHTEHNLPVILAGKGGDTIRTDRRLTAPKDTPMCNLYVSMLNRMGIKADRFGDSTGELKGLI